One Argentina anserina chromosome 6, drPotAnse1.1, whole genome shotgun sequence genomic window, tccttctttgCGGTTTGGGTGTTAACTTGAAGCTAAGACAAACTTTGAAGCTCATATAGGCAGATCACTTTTGATCTATTCTGAGTTCAGTACCCAAACAATTGAATGCCAATAGCATCTTGATAAGTATTGCTCTTTTGTTTTAACCTTTAAGCAACAACTAACCTACATCACAGACCAtaaatttttaaacaaaaaagttTTCACCCAAGAGACAGAAAGAAAAGTCAAGTCAACTTGAACACAGTCAATAACCTTTTTTTCCGCTCTATGTTGCTTAGAAGTGGCATTCCCCAATTGAAGAACTGATTGCTCCTGATTTCATAAGTCCCTGactttataaaaatttaatacGAACTTGGCACTTACCTTCAGAAACAATCGGCTCATATTCAGGAGGTTGATGAAGCCATTCGCCGAGAGGATCTTTCATGTGCCTCCTATCAGATGCAAAGGAACGGAGGAATATTGGGGCATGCACAATCCGAAAATATCTTGCAACACACAATACCAGCAAAACCATCAACTCAAAGAAATATAACGTAAAGTGAGGTCAATAACCAATCACCTAATCTCTCTTTATgaacaacaaactcacaattTAAGCTTGACAAAAACTaacaaattcaaataataacAGTACCTCTGAAATTCAGAGAAGGTCTGAAACGTGGGGCGGATGGTTTCGGCAACATAACTCCCTAAACCACAAGGAAACGAAAGAGTGGAATCTAAATCCCACACTAAATACTGAGTGGGTGaatcaccaccacctccaccaAGTTTTCTCTGTACGCAAATCACATGATAATCCCACAGAACAACTCCATCTGCTCTGTTACTCGCCTTCTGATGCCACAACGGAATCTACCCAATTTCATCCccacaaacaacaacaacacacAGTTAGTAAACTTGGGTTCTCCAACAATATAAAGACAGAAACAGAAAGATGAAACACAAGACCTGTTTCTTTTCGTTGGAAATAAAAACCACAAAAAGATCAGAACTGTTCGCATCGGCGATTCCCTTTGCGCCCAGCTCCTTGCATACCAAGTACACATTCTCCTCGCTACATCAAATATTCCATAACAAAAACAATCAATCTAAAGTTGATCGGCGAGCAATTAAATCCGGCAAAACAGTAACCaacagtaaaaaaaaaggagactGATTTACTGTGGGGAAGAATTACCAGTAAAAAGGAGTGTGCTGGAACTGCGAAACGTCCACACTGCCAGTGCTACTGCTTGTGCTCTCGGTCGTCATCTTCCTTCCGCCGCTTTCTCACTTCCATTTCTTTAtatatccccccccccccaccccACACCGATTCGGACGACATGTCGTTTCTCTATTTCCTACACGGCGTCGTTTTCCAGCTCGTAAATTGTTTTTATAGATCCCTAAACTGAAACTGATCGAGCTCGTTCAAAAATGGAAGCCGAAGACGACGAATTCGGAACCGCCGCCGCACCACCGCCGCGGAGGTCGATCTGCGGGAACTGCGGCCGGCCGAGGCGGGTCTGCCTCTGCGGCTCTCTCCCGGCGCAGCCCATCCCAACCCGGACGCAAGTCATAATCCTCCACCACCCCCACGAGGCGCAGCACAAGCTCTCCACGACCCCAGTCCTCACCAGATGCCTCGCCAACTCCAGCGCCATCGTCGGCCGCCGCCTCCGCCCCGGCCTCTCCCCGCTCCTGGACCAGTCCCCCTCCGCCGTCTACCTCTTCCCGCCCTCCAAATCCTCACCGTCCGTTAGCTTATCAGGCCTCCTCGAGTCCTCCTCCCCGCCGCAGGTGATCATAGCCTTCGACGCCACGTGGCGGCACGCGAGGGAGATGGTGAGGGCGAGCGAGGGGTTTCTGGGGGGATTTGCGGCGCGGAGggtgagtttggatttggaggtGGATGAGGGGGTGAGGGGAGGGAGTATATACGACTCGGAGCTGATTCTGAGGAAGGAGCCGTGCGGTGGCTGCGTCAGTACTATGGAGGCGGTGGCGAGGGCGCTGAGGGTGGTGGAGCCCAACGGGGCGGAGATTGAGAGGAGGCTTATTGCGGTTTTGAGGGACATGGTGGCGCTGCAGGCGGGGTTTCTTAAGCCGGTCAAAGAGAGGGTCAAGTTGTTGAAGAAAGGCAAGGAGGAACAACAGAGGAGGAGCAAGGAGTGAGTTAGTCTGAGCAAGCGTATCCATGTACTAGAATCTTCGGGAAATTCGATTCCAAGTATCCATACCGGAATCGGATTACCTTTGGCCAAGTGGAAATTCTTTCCCTACTTGATTAGGGTTTGCCGTTAAGACCTactatatatgtttttgtatTGAAGATCGACTTCATCTGTTACTAAAGAAAGAGAAATAGAAACCTAGCTAGAGCTCCATCTATATTTCTATTGGTTAAGTACTCATTCCGTCACTTGatattcttgcatggatttggAAATCACTAGCGAGGCAAATCACTTCAACTTTGAAGCTGTTCGTGCCACCACACTAGTCCCACAACCAggtccccggaaagaacgaccGCAAATCCAGGTCCACTTTGTCTGTAGCATCGATCACAATTACTACCACACTTCTTCATGTGACACCGGAAATATACTAAACCTCATCAACCATCGGGTAGAGACGAGGAAACAAATTTTTGAATTCGATCAGTGCCTAGTTTTCTATAGTCCCGACGAGTTCCGCGCAGATCTCTCTCAGGTTCTGTCGAAATTCGAAATCAGAGAAGATGATGACGTCTTGCACAGGATGGCGGGTGAAATAAAACGCTTGGCTTCCAAGATTTATGAAGAGTCCTGGGGCAAACGGATATTCGCCTTGGAAGCTTCCATGTCAAGaaagcatgacatgatttGCTGCAAGAGTTGTCTGCCCGGGATGGATTTATGCAAGGGAGTCCATCATGTCGGCAGATTAGCAAAGCCAATCAGTCAGCTGTGATCAAGAAGCTCCTGATCAAACTAAATTAAAGAAGGGTAAGAGCTCAAGAGTAAAGATCGATGTTAGAATTAATTATGTATACTACTGTTTGCTTGTGTAACTTGGAAGAGTTTGGCGTTGATATCAGTTTGGTTTATAGGATGTTCTATACATGTATATGAAGAGTACTAATCATACAGTACGTATTATATATAGAAGGAATCTGGTAGTTGATAAACACAGCAATGCATTTGGTAATTGACAAAGTAATCATATTAAAGTACGTGTATTATTTATTCAATCACAAACATCCACTCGCCTATATAtaacgaaaataaaaaagctaGCTAGCAGGTGAGTAACTTGGATTTTGATATGATTCACGTACGTATGCAATGAGCATAAGTTTGTCTCAATTAATTGCATCAAATAGATAAAGATTTCAGCAAGAATGCGGAATGGCAACGGCTATAAGAGGATACTTTCTATGTACGACTGCACCAGTGAACTCAGTCATGTCTAAGTTCTCCAATTTTTCATCACCAGGCAATGACCAAGTGAAGTTGTGTACTAAACTTGCCAGAGCAATCTCAATAACAATCATACCAAACGGAATTCCTGGGCAGCCTCGTCTACCAGCACCGAATGGGATCAATTCAAAGTCGGTCCCCTTGAAATCTATCTCACTATTCAAGAACCTCTCTGGCTCATACTTCTCTGGTTTGTTGTACGACTTGGGATCTCTTCCGATTTGCCATGCATTCACCAGAACTTGAGTATTGGCCTTAATATTGTAACCATTTACTTTCACATCTTGTGTCGCCATCCTGGGAAGTAACAACGGAACCGGTGGATGTAAACGAAGAGTCTCCTTGATTACCGCTCTCAAGTAGTGCATGCTTACCAAATCATCTTCTGTTACATATGCTTTATCCCCGACTATTTTCCTCACCTCATTTTGCAACTTCTTCATGTTTTGTGGATGTTTCAAAAGCTCTGACATTGCCCACTCCAAGACAGTAAACGTAGTATCACTGCCAGCAACAAACATATCCTACGTACGCATAGAAATATCTACGTCAATGTTTCATTAATTCAACCataatagaaaaaaattaggtaaaACATTTATGCACGAATATTTTTACTCGTTGAAaggtaaattttatttttgaagaaaatgaaacgGTGGTTCATATTACTTACCAATATGATAGCCTTTATGCCAACTCGCTCAAGAGCAAAACCAGTAGAGTTTTCTTTCTGAACCGAAAGCAAAACGTCCACAAAATCTTGGTGGACTTTGTCAGCTAAATGATCACCTCCAGTCTTATTGGAACTATCTATATGGTCTTGAACAACCAAATCCAAAAACTCGTCGAATCTTTTGGCCAAACTGTCTAACTCAGCGTCCAAACCATTGATACGGCTCACCCAAGAAAGCCATGGAATATAATCACCAATATTAACACGCGCAAATAGCTCATTGATCTCCGTGGAAAGCTCCATAAACATTCTCCCACGACCTTCTCCACTATCACTGTATTTTCTCCCCATAGCAACTCTGCAGATCACATCACTAGTAAGCGTCGAAAGCATTTCGCTTAAGTTCACGGCTGGTGATTCagcagaggaggaggaggaattaCAGGACTGTTTTATCTTGCTGATAAGTAAACTTATTTCCTCCTCTCTCACAGCACGGAAAGATCGAACCCTCTTGTTGCTCAAAAGATTCAAGACACAAGTACTTCTCATCTGCCTCCAGTACTCGCCATAAGGTGATGTTACGATGTCTTTGCAGTTGTAGAACATCTTCTTGAAGAAGACGAACTTGGGCCGGTCAGAGAAGACCAAGTCATGGTTTTTCAGGATCTCGCGGGCAGCCTCAGACGAGGAGACCACGAGCACAGGCTTACTTCCGAAGTGGAGCAGCATGAGAGGTCCATAGCGTTGAGCTAGGGCTTGAAGAGAGCGATGAGGATACAAGCCTAGTTGGTGAAGGTTTCCAATCACAGGCAGCTTTGGTGGAGAAGGCGGTACTGATGATGGgtttgtggtggtggtagaTAATTTGTATAATATGACGAGGAAAATGACTAAGAGTATTAGCTTTAAGGAGAAAGGTTGCAACAATCTTGCAAGAAGCAATGGCAGGAGATTGAGCATCTCTTTTACCTTTGTAGGGAACTATTAACGTACTACGTACCAGCTTGACTATTTCTGTGAAGATATGTCTAGCTAGCTTCAGTGATCCATTTATATAAAGATGTCAATGATCGatacaggaaaaaaaaaagtaacatgCAGGCTAAAGTGTTAGACTTGTATTATCATTGACTTTCTTTACAAAGGTAAAGCTTACAAGTAATATGATAAAATTAATATGattaaataaatacaaatgCAAATTATTGTAGCAATTAAGAGTATTCAAAAGGACAAGGGGAATATTAACAAACCACAAAGGGAAACCAGATTtacaaagaacaaagaaacAGATGATGTAATCCAGCAGCTCAGAGCATGAATTTAGCCATATATAAACAGGGAAAACCAAGTTGCATGTATGATGATCCTACTCTATGGTTATACATTGCGTCTAATTACTCTGACAGGTTGAGTTCAGCACATAATGACAAGTCGCAAGGTTCCAAACCACTGATCCTCAAGTAAttcaaagaaattgaaaaggcATCTAGCAGATTCGTTGGACTGCATGTATATTCTTTTCCAGATAGAGAATATggaatttgagaaatttttagTCCTCCCGGATTTAATGGGATACcttatatatgcatatgtaTACGTATACCTAATATTGTATATAAAtaagagaaattttatatacaCTTCATTAACTTCTTAATACACAATTACACACccctaatttatttttatctcaaatcagatatatatatatataagttaaatgactaaaataaacatatattattagaaaagaaaaaaatggcaTCATACCTAAACCTAGacgtataatatatatatatatatatatatatatatattattctcgGGACAGCAATAGGAAGTAAATTTCTCGACCACCATAATTTGCCCACCAAAATACCCACTTTTCTTAATTAATGGCATGTgtcatcttcttcatttgGTTTAACTATGGTTAACTATACATTCCTAacaattaattataatttcttttaattttaacCTTTATCTATTTTTAATTAGTTTAGATCAAAATTAACTCAATCAATATAGTACTATCTGTTTCTGAGGATATTTCTCCAAAATTAAACTCAAATGGTTCTTCTACTCTAATAAAGAAGGTATGCTCTTTCAGTCTTTCGTTCCTCATTGGTAACTCTAGTTTCCTTAAAAATTGGAATTTTCTtcctttagtttggtgaaaaaATCGTTCACAATGCAATTTTATCATCCTTAATTGTGATTATTTTCTCTCACTTCCTTCAGTGATCAATCATATattctgttttattttttaaggtTGTAATTAATCACCAAACATAGAGTAATACGTCAAAACTCACAGCTCATATATAAAATCCCAAATTTataagagaaaaacaaaatgataaTTACTATAAAACTTCGATGTAACTAGTATGGTTTAAGTGTGTGAAGGTCATACCACGTGTGAATCTGTTTATATTATAAACTcatgttttgagttgttatgaaattctctttcttttgattcATTTATGGATAAGTGTACACATCTGATTTAAATGATTTGCGagatttgataaaaaaaaatcattgacTCATTactacttttgaagaatgtgagGAGCGTTCATATACGATATCTATCTAAACTTCGAGATTGAGTTACCGATCATGGGAAGTTGTTTTGCAGACTTTAGGGGGACTCTATTCCACATATTATCTTCAACTGTAGTTGGTGCGGTTGGTACGTTGTGCTATTTTCTCCTTCGACCAAGATTTTTATtctacccaagaggtttttgttttacttgtcAAGGTTTTAGTGAGGCAACAGTTTATTCCCATGTCACATTAGGATCACGATACAATGGGGAGtattgtaggagaattactctaTTTAAATTTCAGATGTATCTTGTCCGAATCATTAAATaatgaatgatatataatccataATTCTACGGGATACTCGatatcatgcatatataaaaGCTCATTTATCAATGGATAAAATGATGTTTCTCCATATTCTAATGCGTATTACATTCTCTTTCAATAATATGGACATTTTGAAATCTCCGTAGTACGTTTATTGTAATTTAATGTGAATATTTCATTCCCCAAAATGAGTACAAATACAAAgtttttttcaattatttttttgcTGGTGTCAACTTGGATTCTAAATTGAACCCATAGATAAAAGATAACATTACAAGCATTTGAgcaaaagataaaaacataaaCCATTACAAGAAAATAGAAAGGAAGACTAGGCCCAAGTAGAACCCAGTACATGTCTTATTCTTCCAACATATATGATCAACCTCCCTCATCCGCTTCTCCTTCAGAGTTCCGAGTCAATATTTCCAACTTTTGCTTCTTCATTTTGGTGGAAACCCCGGAGGAAATGGGGAACTATTGcccaaaattgaaaatttccaCCAGTTAGAGTATCTAAGGCTAACACCCACATCTAAATTCCCAGCCGGAATATCAAGTCTCAGATTTGCATAATAGACATCAGGAAGATCAGATACACTCAGTAAAGTAGTGCAGCACGGAAGGTCTTGATCATAACCGAATTGCTTAGCCACATGATGTGGTCGGTATATTTCTTCCGAATCGAACCCAATCAACTTATGTTTACGTGATGCCAAACATATTGCGAATATGAAAGTGTCATCATTGCCAAGGTCGGAGCCAACCATAACTATTTTCTCATCGTCCTGATGTATCCTAGCATAAGGGCGCCACTTGAAATCAGCTTCAATTACTGAATCTAAAGCTCTCCTccaattattaattttgacACCCTTAATTTGGAACCAACGAGCCAATCTTGGTGTAGTAGGACTAATAACTCTCGGCTCTGGACTAAGTTTCGGGAATCTTTCCCATGCCCAAAGTTGAACGAGATGAAATGGAGACTTGATAATGACTTTTTCACTTGACGGATGTAAAATTTTGAGCTTTAATAATGTCAAATCTCGATAAATATTGGAAAGAACAGCTGATGCAAGATCAACTCGTCTACCCGTAGCCAATTGAATTGCAAGGGTTATAGCTCGTTTTTCAATAACATAACTTTGGAAGACGTACCTTGATAACCAATAAGCGATAAACGCTTGATGCTCGTACTCGGATTGGTTTTTCATAAATCTCTGCATCCAAAGGCTTGTGGTAGGCTTCTTAGATTTAGTTTTATTGAACTGCTTTCTAGCGTTGTCTAGATACTCTTCAATATGAATCTCTTCAGAATTCAAAGAGTATGCAACAATAGAGTCCCCAAGAACTGGGAAACCTCCCAAAACCATTACATCCTCTAATGTGAGGGTGGCTTCCCcccattgaaaaataaaagtatTGGTATCACAGCACCACTTTTCAGCCAAGCCATAGACCAGTCTTTTGTCTTGATTTATATGGTATTTCGAACACAAAATTGGCTCAAATAGGCCAGCACTCTTCCATAAATCCTGATGTTTTGAAGCCATGTCATCAACCCATGAATTCCAGGCTTCATCATGAATCCTTGTTAACCAACATGGGAATGAGACCTTCAAAGACCATTCTTTTGGCTCAAAAttgagagggagggagggaaaAGAATAGCTAGGGAGATGAGAAAGAGGTTCCTTTGTGTCTAGAGGCACAATGGGTTTAAGAAATAAAGCTTTTCTGATAATGGTGTCTTCAGTTTTTGGTGATGATAACATCACCTCTAATCTCTTTTCAACCAAAGTGAAGGACTCCATAAATTAAGGTATGGAGAATGACAACAAGAAAATTAGGGATTAGATTTTTGTTTCAGAGAAGGAGAATGATGAAAGTTTGAGTATGGAGTGCACTCTTAAACAAAAGATGATAACTTATATAGAAAAACTTACCAGAGGCTTGTTTAAATTTGGGTTAGTAGAAAAGGAAGCTAATGATAGGATTATTTAGATTAtgtagttaaaaaaaattaacgaaCAACATTTCGCgccaaataaaatatatacatgcactACAAAAAAACTTAGCATTAGACACATTTAAATGTGGCTTCAATGTGCCTAATACCTATGTGGTCAACATTTAAATGTGTTTATGATGCTCATCTCTAACTTATGAGCCTAATCACTACAACAAAACTTAACAAAAGACACATTAAAGCCACATTTAAATGTGCCTAATACCTATGTGGTCCTCCGCTGAGTTTGTCTTCGGACCCCACATAAAAAATGTCTTAGAACTGGAAATCAA contains:
- the LOC126796955 gene encoding protein MAIN-LIKE 2-like produces the protein MESFTLVEKRLEVMLSSPKTEDTIIRKALFLKPIVPLDTKEPLSHLPSYSFPSLPLNFEPKEWSLKVSFPCWLTRIHDEAWNSWVDDMASKHQDLWKSAGLFEPILCSKYHINQDKRLVYGLAEKWCCDTNTFIFQWGEATLTLEDVMVLGGFPVLGDSIVAYSLNSEEIHIEEYLDNARKQFNKTKSKKPTTSLWMQRFMKNQSEYEHQAFIAYWLSRYVFQSYVIEKRAITLAIQLATGRRVDLASAVLSNIYRDLTLLKLKILHPSSEKVIIKSPFHLVQLWAWERFPKLSPEPRVISPTTPRLARWFQIKGVKINNWRRALDSVIEADFKWRPYARIHQDDEKIVMVGSDLGNDDTFIFAICLASRKHKLIGFDSEEIYRPHHVAKQFGYDQDLPCCTTLLSVSDLPDVYYANLRLDIPAGNLDVGVSLRYSNWWKFSILGNSSPFPPGFPPK
- the LOC126799145 gene encoding protein N-terminal glutamine amidohydrolase, producing the protein MTTESTSSSTGSVDVSQFQHTPFYCEENVYLVCKELGAKGIADANSSDLFVVFISNEKKQIPLWHQKASNRADGVVLWDYHVICVQRKLGGGGGDSPTQYLVWDLDSTLSFPCGLGSYVAETIRPTFQTFSEFQRYFRIVHAPIFLRSFASDRRHMKDPLGEWLHQPPEYEPIVSEDGTVHNLNDYFNISATDVVKEASYDMSNAVFTEKLGVVVGENQLEEFFTQIP
- the LOC126799692 gene encoding uncharacterized protein LOC126799692, encoding MEAEDDEFGTAAAPPPRRSICGNCGRPRRVCLCGSLPAQPIPTRTQVIILHHPHEAQHKLSTTPVLTRCLANSSAIVGRRLRPGLSPLLDQSPSAVYLFPPSKSSPSVSLSGLLESSSPPQVIIAFDATWRHAREMVRASEGFLGGFAARRVSLDLEVDEGVRGGSIYDSELILRKEPCGGCVSTMEAVARALRVVEPNGAEIERRLIAVLRDMVALQAGFLKPVKERVKLLKKGKEEQQRRSKE
- the LOC126799647 gene encoding cytochrome P450 736A117-like, giving the protein MLNLLPLLLARLLQPFSLKLILLVIFLVILYKLSTTTTNPSSVPPSPPKLPVIGNLHQLGLYPHRSLQALAQRYGPLMLLHFGSKPVLVVSSSEAAREILKNHDLVFSDRPKFVFFKKMFYNCKDIVTSPYGEYWRQMRSTCVLNLLSNKRVRSFRAVREEEISLLISKIKQSCNSSSSSAESPAVNLSEMLSTLTSDVICRVAMGRKYSDSGEGRGRMFMELSTEINELFARVNIGDYIPWLSWVSRINGLDAELDSLAKRFDEFLDLVVQDHIDSSNKTGGDHLADKVHQDFVDVLLSVQKENSTGFALERVGIKAIILDMFVAGSDTTFTVLEWAMSELLKHPQNMKKLQNEVRKIVGDKAYVTEDDLVSMHYLRAVIKETLRLHPPVPLLLPRMATQDVKVNGYNIKANTQVLVNAWQIGRDPKSYNKPEKYEPERFLNSEIDFKGTDFELIPFGAGRRGCPGIPFGMIVIEIALASLVHNFTWSLPGDEKLENLDMTEFTGAVVHRKYPLIAVAIPHSC